In Myotis daubentonii chromosome 11, mMyoDau2.1, whole genome shotgun sequence, the genomic window ACCACCCGTCCCCTTTCTACTCGCCCCCTCACAATGGCCTCCTCGCTGATCACCATGAATCTCTGGATAATGATGTGGCCAGTGAGATCCGATATCTAGACGAGGTGCTGGAGGCCAACTGCTGCGATTCATCTGCGGACGGAACTTACAACGGCACATCCTCCCCGGAGCCTGGCGCAGCCATCCTGGTGGGCAGCCCGAGCCCACCTGCCCACACCGCCGTCCAGCCAGAACCCACTGAGAGAGCAGCCGGCAGGCAGGTGCCTCCTCACATTGAGCTCAGTAAAAGCAACTCTGACACCATGGCGGAGGGTGACAGAGCCAACGGCCACTCCCCTGACCAGCCCAGAGATCTGCTGGGGGACAGCCTGCAGGCACCCGTGagccccagctcctccaccaGCTCGTGGTGCTCGTCCCGAGATGGGGAGTTCACGCTCACCACGCTGAAGAAGGAAGCCAAGTTTGAGCTGCGTGCCTTCCACGAGGACAAGAAGCCCTCCAAGCTCTTTGAGGACGACGAGAAAGAACAGTACTGTGTCCGAAAAGTGAGGCCTACGGAAGAGAtcctggagctggagaaggaaaGGCGAGAACTCATCCGGAGTCAGGCCATGAAGAAGAATCCTGGCATCGCGGCCAAATGGTGGAATCCGCCCCAGGAAAAATCCATCGAGGAGCAGCTGGACGAGGAACATCTGGAGTCGCACAAAAAGTACAAGGAGCGCAAGGAGCGCAGGGCGCAGCAGGAGCAGttgctgctgcagcagcagccCCCGCCGCAGCTCTGCACAGCCCCCGCCTCCGCTCGGGAACCTTCCGGCATGGCCGCAAAGACGAAGGAGGACATCGTCACAGAGCAGATCGATTTCTCTGCTGCTCGCAAACAGTTCCAGCTCATGGAGAATTCCAGGCAACCATTGGCCAAGGGCCAGAGTAACCCCAGGCTCTTCTCCATCAAGCCCTTCTATCGGCCTCTGGGTTCAATCAACTCAGACAAGCCACTGACCATCTCGAGACCAGCTTCCCTCGGGGGTCCTGCAGAAGACGGTGGCACATCAGCGGCCAAGGGGCAGAAAGCCCCCTGTGCCCTGGAGAGCCAGTCTCCgggaggaggccagggcagcTCAGCTcctcaggggaaggaagggcccTACAGTGAGCCCTCCAAACGCGGGCCCCTGTCCAAACTGTGGGCAGAGGACGGAGAGTTCACAAGTGCCAGGGCCGTCCTCACCGTGGTCAAGGACGACGACCCTGGGATTTTGGATCAGTTTTCCAGGTCTGTCAAtgtctctctgacccaggaggAGCTTGACTCTGGTTTGGATGAGTTGTCAGTGAGGTCCCAGGACACCACTGTCCTGGAGACCCTGTCCAATGATTTCAGCATGGACAACATCAGCGACAGCGGGGCCTCCAACGAAACAGCCAACGCCCTCCAGGAAAATTCACTGGCTGATTTTTCTCTGCCCCAGACTCCCCAAACTGACAACCCCTCAGAAGGCCGAGGAGAAGGCGTCTCCAAGTCCTTTAGTGATCATGGTTTCTACTCCCCTTCGTCCACGCTGGGAGACTCTCCGTCGGTCGATGACCCCTTGGAATACCAGGCTGGTCTCCTGGTTCAAAATGCCATTCAACAAGCCATAGCCGAGCAAGTGGATAGAGCTGGGTCTGGAACCAGCAAGGGTAGAGCAGAACAACAGAGACCCAAAGCAACTCTGGAGGAAGCCGGGACTGGGGCTCCTCGCTCCGAGAAGCCTCAGAGCATGTTTGAGCCACCTCAGGTGTCCTCTCCTGTTCAAGAGAAAAGGGATGTATTACCAAAGATCCTGCCTGCCGAAGACAGGGTGCTCAGGGAACGGGGACCCGCCTCCCCACCGCCCGCGGTGCAGCCCAGTGGCCCGATAAACATGGAGGAGACCAGACCAGAAGGGAGCTATTTCAGCAAGTACTCGGAGGCCGCAGAGCTGAGAAGCACAGCCTCGCTCCTGGCCACTCAAGAGTCTGACGTGATGGTGGGGCCCTTCAAGCTGAGGTCAAGGAAGCAGCGGACTTTGTCCATGATCGAGGAAGAGATCCgagcagcccaggagagggaagaggagctgAAGAGGCAGAGACAAGTCTTGCAGAGCACCCAGAGTTCCAGGGCAAAGAACGCCTTGTCGCTGCCCTCCCGAACATCGTGCTACAAAACCGCTCCCGGTAAGTGAAGCGCCGCACACAGAGGCAGGTGTTACCGGTTGATTTCCGCTTTCAGGTATCTATGTGGATTCTCCTCTGTGCGTGGCTGGAATAAGTGTCCAGGCTACACAAGCACGGGGACTTCAGCATTTGGTTCATGCTACGGGAGTGTCAGAGCGTCCTCTGGAGGAATCCTGAGCCTGGATGGTGTGAGCCATTCCCCAGAGGAATGGAACGCAGTAGGTCTGTCTCATTATTCTGCTCTGGTCTTGGTTTAGTGCAGAggattgttctcttttatttgaaGGGGCTGCTTCTTGGCAATGGGAGTGTGACTGTGTGGGACCCATGTGGACCGTTGGAGTCAACAGCTTGACCCTTAGTGTCTGTAGTTAAATCAACCCATCTGATTTGGGGGATGTGCTCTACTAACCCCTTCTGATGCGAGGTCCCTTTCCAACAATGACAGTCATGACTTGGTGTTGCAGAGTGACCCAGAGAAGATGCTTTTGTCCGTCTTCTATATGATTGGCTTTGCTTTTCATCCTCACAAAGCAATTACTTTGGAATTAGGGGTGGTCTCATCTATTCATGTTCTATGATCCATTTAGAGAAGCTGAGTTGCTAGATAAAAAGGCAGGTCTTTCATCCCCTCTCATTGCCTGGGCAGTCCCTTTCTTGAATACTTTGTGTAGATGTTTGATGCTAATGATATGGCAATTGTTATTGCTACCATTATGAGTAACAATGTAGACCAGTAGCTTTTATTTCCCATTTGGATATGATGACAATTGGAGACCCACACATCCTATCATGGAGAGATGCTGCAGACAGTGTGGCCTCAGCTAGTCTGTGAGGTGTTTGTTACGGGACTGTGCTGACGTAAATACAGACAGTGAGAGTAAGTTCTGGAAACTCTTGGAGCAATTTGATATTGTCCTCAAATCCAAGTGTGGGACTTCgtagttttaaaaagtattggcCCGAAATAGACTGGGGAGGAGAAAACTGTTTCTTCACCAGAAATAATTTAGAAGTATTACcctattgtgtattttaaatctttgttgttgaaagtattacatatgtctgcttTTATCCTGCATTGACCTCTTCTAACAGTCCTTCCAACTCTTAATCCTGTCTTGACACTTGGCTTCCATCAAATCTACAATGATGCAAGGGAACtctttttgttaataattttcaaCCAAAAGAAAAGTTCCCAagtttaaatgtcttttttattctgaacGATTTGGGAGAGATCTATGTTTTTGCTTTTAGTTTCCCTCTTTCAAAAATGGAGGATGATAAagtgtctatttttaaaaggatacagTCATTTCCAAAGAACAATTATTAGAACAAACATCTGGAAGTTTTATCTTACTGGTTCTGATGTGCTGtttaaaggaaggaagaagttCTGCATAAATAGGGTTTGTGTTACATTTGTTCATACAGAGGTGAACAAGGCAGTTCCTGCCTTTGGGGAACTTAGAGTTCAGGAAGAAAAACAACCCCAAACAGAGGTGGAAATTTCATGGCAGAGAAGCACGGAGACCCTTGGGAGCACACAACACAGAAGACCACCTCAGTGGGGAGAAGGGAAGTCTTCCTTTCTTGGGAAACTTCTCCACTTTGAGCTGAGGGAGAACTCAGGCTCAGGGGGTGCAGGAAATTATTCCAGGAACAATTTCTGTAGGAAAAGCACCTATCGAGGCCCCAAAGGAATAGAGAACACGGCACATTTGAGGTGTTTCTAGAAGGTCTGGGTGGGTTGGAGGAAGAAatctaaaacaaagcaaaattgaTTGGAGCCAGACAACATTTAGGTTTTAGATGTTATACTTTATCCCTTGGCCGGTCGGAAGCCAAGGAGGACTTTCAGAAGGGTAATTATCTCCACACAGCTCCAAGCTGTCCTGCCTTCATGCATGAACTGATGGACTCGAGGTCTTCCTGCCTTTTAGTGAGTTCATTCCACCGGCTTCTATTGAGCTCTTCCTCTGAGTGAGCACTTCTGAAGTCATGCCGCCAACTCGACAAATGACATGTGTTAGGTGAGAGGCCATGCTCCCAAGAAGGAACACACGTGAGCCTCCTGCGCATGGTACTTAGAAGCAGAGCGTAAAGGAAGTGCTCCGGCAGGTGTGCAAGCCTGATTTGAAGGCGTAACCCACTCACTGCTGGAAGACTCCCTTGAGGAGGGAGTCTGGGAGGACAACCCAAACATTGTATTGAAGTTAACAGTGTAGACCTTTTCAAATGTCTTTTCAAATTTAGGGTGTCAGCGGACAGTTCTCACTATTATTAGGTTTCCTGGTTTCACTTCCAACTTCTAGGCCTGACAGAGAAACCCAGATACCTAGGTGAATAGTTTAGGGGgggtgttttttttggtttgctttttttttttttaagtttagtttTTGAAATAGTTTCTGTTTTCATGCCAGATGTTAATTTGATCTACCAAGTCAGAGAAGTTGCCAGATAAGGGGGACATTATTGAGCGTGGTAAAGGAGAAGGTGTGGTATTGAGTCCCATAACTTAGAGCGTCCATCTCTTTTAATATGTGGAAAGATGTGATAGTgatatacatattataaaaataaaatttccaagcAGTTTGAACTTCTGTTATCAGTTTGAATCACAATGCACATGTGATGATTGTTACCTTATTATAAAGATTATTGGCTggatctcttttctttcctctttgttATCTTCAAATATCAAAGGAAAAgtcctagaaagaaaaaaaaaaaaaagttgatgtcAGCACAATATTCACGAAGCAGAGCTTGGTGACTCGTTCCATGTGTAATATCCCAGTGAGGGATATGTCTGCTGCTGTATTTCCTGGACATTCTCTGGTGACACAGCCTAATCATGGCTATGACTTACCAAGACCTTAAAGCTGTGACCTATGCTAGTTATTTCACACACATTTTCTGTTTAATCCCACAACAGGCCTCTGAGATTTAACACAAATTATCCAAACCCTTGAAGCCAGGTATATTcagatttcttattttattttagaaaatccataaaaatgtatattctgttatTTAGAAAAGCAATGCAATGCATATACTGTTATGTAACACACCGAGGTGGGGTGTGGGGCAGCACGCCTCATGAAATCCGATTTCTGCCATAAATCTTAAAAAGAGTTGGTTATATTAAGTGGGAAAAAATAAAGGCTAAGAAGAACCTCATGCTGCTTCATGTCAGGTTTTGCTGCCAAATAAGTTATGACAAAACTTGGTTTTCAGAGCTTTTCCTGGAGTTTGGAATTGTGCATGAGGGATCGTGGGCCTGTAACAGTATTTCCTTTTCTAAGAATTAATATAGAGCCCAGAGAGACTAAGTAACTTGGTCGAGGTCACCCAgttaggaagtggcagagccaggttcAAACCCAGGTTCATTTGACTCCAGAGTCTGTATTTTGTCTACACCCTTTCTTGTCCTCTGCTGGACCCGCCCCATGCCCTTGAGGCCCATGAGGTGTGTGGTAACAGCTCTCCTCTCCACCTACAGTGATTGAGCTATTTCCTTCTGCCCTCTCCCAGTGCTTAGGCCTGGCCCTGCATTTCCTCGGTCCTTCTACTGTGGCTCTGGAATCCTCTGCTCACGGTGGCCAGGGTGGGTGAGTTTGCTTCAAGAGGTCATGAGACTGTGGTATCCCAGTGACCCAGAATGgttcctttgtttttttgttttgttttttagaactAAATCCCAATGCTCCAAATTACAATAGGCCAAATTGCTGGTGCTGCCCGAAGATCTGAGTGATGGTGGAGGGGCTAGCACAGCCCACGGCAGCCCAGCGTCTGGCCTGGTTGTTCCGAGTTCTTTCTGAAAGTTCCTTCCCCAGAGGGAAGCTCAGCCATCCACTCCTCACAGGCTCATTCCCTGAAATCTTTGCAAGCACTGGGTACTCAAGCAAGGAATCACTTTCTTAATTTGAGGACGAGCAGGGATAGGTGTTTACTCCATTAACTGACTGTGTTGAGAGAGGGCCGAGGTCACCTGAGTTAGTTCAATGGTGGTCTTTGGCTCTTTGAGATTGATCCTTCTGCTTGGACCAGAACCTCCctgaattttatttctctgagcccccaaaatatgttcatttttttaaaaaattctatttgggACGGAATGGGTAAGAAAAAGCTAGAGTGAAGCAGggggtgaatgaatgaaatgaaatgtaatgAATCAGGACTTCTCAGATTACAGAATTCAGTTATTTTTGGACGTTCCATTCAGTGGTTTGAAAAGGGCAACTGCCATGGTTGAAGCTGCATCTCACTCCTGAGAAGGCCCCTGTCCTTTCTTCCGTGACAAGACTGTGCTGGTGGCTTCTGGGAAATAGAACTTCGGAAAACGCACATTTCTCACCATTATAATTCCCTTCTGTGAGCGGGTCCTGTTGTCACTGCTCATTGTGCTGGGTCTTCTGATACATCCAGGGGTCTGGGCTGGCTCCCAGGGGGGCTTATCCCTTGCTGGGGACACCCCATGGCGTCCTTGTGCCTTGCCCTTTACCCCACGTACCAAGTTAGGAGATTGGCTTCTGAAAAGTCAGACTTAACCACATGCAAAGAGAGATGCAGTCTTGAGCTGAGAAAGAAAGGATGAATCAAAGGACTGAATTCTTGCAACATCCCTGCTTTACGCCTGGTAAGAAATGTGAGCTAATCAAAGCCAGGCTGGGGAACAGGATGTCCCTATGACTGCTGGAGTTCAGGGAGGATGTGAGTGTGCCTCTCACAGCCCTGGTGGTTGCTGTGTTCCCTACGGAGCCTGGCATTTCAGATCCGTTTGATCTTGTGAATAAGCTGCTGCATAAGGGGTGGAGTGGAGAATGTGAAGGACAGGCCATTAGATCCCCAAGGAATACATTTATATTTCGTGTAAGGTATTTCTCATGAGCTTGAGGAAAGCATCAGACGTTTCCCAAAACGTGGATGCATCTGACGTGAGAGCTATCCTCCATTACTCAGATATAAACTCACACTTTGTGTGAAAAAGCTGGTCAAGAAAATTATAGACCTAAATGTGACAGCCACTTCTCTGGGATTATATCCAAAGCTCAAATCCTGACTCCACTGCTTCTAAACCTCAGCGTCCTCaccagtaaaatgggaataaaatagCACCAGCCGCATCAATCGGTttggacagtgcctggcacacaaaagGCTCCCAGACAGAGTTACTatggtggttgttgttgttagttaCCTCTCTGTTTTAATAAAAGGCGTGGACCACCTTAGCACGATTACTTATGAGTCACTCTCCTGCCACTGCAGGAGAAATTAATGGCAGGATATGCATTATAACATTGCTTTCtagatgggattttttttttcactgttacTTAGAATTAAAGTTTCTCTTACAAAATCTG contains:
- the PALM2AKAP2 gene encoding A-kinase anchor protein 2 isoform X5, producing the protein MAEAELHKERLQAIAEKRKRQTEIEGKRQELDEQILLLQHCKSKVLREKWLLQGIPAGTAEEEEARRRQSEEDEFRVKQLEDNIQRLEQEIQALESEESQISAKEQIILEKLKETEKSFKDFQKSFSSADGDAVNCISSQLPNLPILYSRTAEPSPGQDGTSRAAAVYAMEINVEKDTQTGETKILSTATIGPEGVHPRGVKVYEDGTKVVYEVRSAGTVVENGVHRLSSQDVEELIQKAGQSSLRGGRVSERTAVADGSLGHPKEHVLCKEAKLEMVHKSRKDRSSGNPGQQARAPSSEGPQANLDQPVTMIFMGYQNIEDEEETKKVLGYDETIKAELVLIDEDDEKSLREKTVTDVSTIDGNAAELVSGRPISDTTEPSSPEGKEESLATEPAAGVGWENVVVKGDEAASDATEASSADMTIKKPPQLSEDDIWLNHERDNCSANPLDAVISPLPSNHKNMEIEVSVAECKSVPGITSAPHSMDHPSPFYSPPHNGLLADHHESLDNDVASEIRYLDEVLEANCCDSSADGTYNGTSSPEPGAAILVGSPSPPAHTAVQPEPTERAAGRQVPPHIELSKSNSDTMAEGDRANGHSPDQPRDLLGDSLQAPVSPSSSTSSWCSSRDGEFTLTTLKKEAKFELRAFHEDKKPSKLFEDDEKEQYCVRKVRPTEEILELEKERRELIRSQAMKKNPGIAAKWWNPPQEKSIEEQLDEEHLESHKKYKERKERRAQQEQLLLQQQPPPQLCTAPASAREPSGMAAKTKEDIVTEQIDFSAARKQFQLMENSRQPLAKGQSNPRLFSIKPFYRPLGSINSDKPLTISRPASLGGPAEDGGTSAAKGQKAPCALESQSPGGGQGSSAPQGKEGPYSEPSKRGPLSKLWAEDGEFTSARAVLTVVKDDDPGILDQFSRSVNVSLTQEELDSGLDELSVRSQDTTVLETLSNDFSMDNISDSGASNETANALQENSLADFSLPQTPQTDNPSEGRGEGVSKSFSDHGFYSPSSTLGDSPSVDDPLEYQAGLLVQNAIQQAIAEQVDRAGSGTSKGRAEQQRPKATLEEAGTGAPRSEKPQSMFEPPQVSSPVQEKRDVLPKILPAEDRVLRERGPASPPPAVQPSGPINMEETRPEGSYFSKYSEAAELRSTASLLATQESDVMVGPFKLRSRKQRTLSMIEEEIRAAQEREEELKRQRQVLQSTQSSRAKNALSLPSRTSCYKTAPGP
- the PALM2AKAP2 gene encoding A-kinase anchor protein 2 isoform X7, whose amino-acid sequence is MAEAELHKERLQAIAEKRKRQTEIEGKRQELDEQILLLQHCKSKVLREKWLLQGIPAGTAEEEEARRRQSEEDEFRVKQLEDNIQRLEQEIQALESEESQISAKEQIILEKLKETEKSFKDFQKSFSSADGDAVNCISSQLPNLPILYSRTAEPSPGQDGTSRAAGVGWENVVVKGDEAASDATEASSADMTIKKPPQLSEDDIWLNHERDNCSANPLDAVISPLPSNHKNMEIEVSVAECKSVPGITSAPHSMDHPSPFYSPPHNGLLADHHESLDNDVASEIRYLDEVLEANCCDSSADGTYNGTSSPEPGAAILVGSPSPPAHTAVQPEPTERAAGRQVPPHIELSKSNSDTMAEGDRANGHSPDQPRDLLGDSLQAPVSPSSSTSSWCSSRDGEFTLTTLKKEAKFELRAFHEDKKPSKLFEDDEKEQYCVRKVRPTEEILELEKERRELIRSQAMKKNPGIAAKWWNPPQEKSIEEQLDEEHLESHKKYKERKERRAQQEQLLLQQQPPPQLCTAPASAREPSGMAAKTKEDIVTEQIDFSAARKQFQLMENSRQPLAKGQSNPRLFSIKPFYRPLGSINSDKPLTISRPASLGGPAEDGGTSAAKGQKAPCALESQSPGGGQGSSAPQGKEGPYSEPSKRGPLSKLWAEDGEFTSARAVLTVVKDDDPGILDQFSRSVNVSLTQEELDSGLDELSVRSQDTTVLETLSNDFSMDNISDSGASNETANALQENSLADFSLPQTPQTDNPSEGRGEGVSKSFSDHGFYSPSSTLGDSPSVDDPLEYQAGLLVQNAIQQAIAEQVDRAGSGTSKGRAEQQRPKATLEEAGTGAPRSEKPQSMFEPPQVSSPVQEKRDVLPKILPAEDRVLRERGPASPPPAVQPSGPINMEETRPEGSYFSKYSEAAELRSTASLLATQESDVMVGPFKLRSRKQRTLSMIEEEIRAAQEREEELKRQRQVLQSTQSSRAKNALSLPSRTSCYKTAPGKIEKVRPPPSPTPEGPSSQPDLAPEEAAGSQRPKNLMQTLMEDYETHKSKRRERMDDSSYTSKLLSCKVTSEVLEATRVNRRKSALALRWEAGIYANQEEEDHE
- the PALM2AKAP2 gene encoding A-kinase anchor protein 2 isoform X6; translation: MEIEVSVAECKSVPGITSAPHSMDHPSPFYSPPHNGLLADHHESLDNDVASEIRYLDEVLEANCCDSSADGTYNGTSSPEPGAAILVGSPSPPAHTAVQPEPTERAAGRQVPPHIELSKSNSDTMAEGDRANGHSPDQPRDLLGDSLQAPVSPSSSTSSWCSSRDGEFTLTTLKKEAKFELRAFHEDKKPSKLFEDDEKEQYCVRKVRPTEEILELEKERRELIRSQAMKKNPGIAAKWWNPPQEKSIEEQLDEEHLESHKKYKERKERRAQQEQLLLQQQPPPQLCTAPASAREPSGMAAKTKEDIVTEQIDFSAARKQFQLMENSRQPLAKGQSNPRLFSIKPFYRPLGSINSDKPLTISRPASLGGPAEDGGTSAAKGQKAPCALESQSPGGGQGSSAPQGKEGPYSEPSKRGPLSKLWAEDGEFTSARAVLTVVKDDDPGILDQFSRSVNVSLTQEELDSGLDELSVRSQDTTVLETLSNDFSMDNISDSGASNETANALQENSLADFSLPQTPQTDNPSEGRGEGVSKSFSDHGFYSPSSTLGDSPSVDDPLEYQAGLLVQNAIQQAIAEQVDRAGSGTSKGRAEQQRPKATLEEAGTGAPRSEKPQSMFEPPQVSSPVQEKRDVLPKILPAEDRVLRERGPASPPPAVQPSGPINMEETRPEGSYFSKYSEAAELRSTASLLATQESDVMVGPFKLRSRKQRTLSMIEEEIRAAQEREEELKRQRQVLQSTQSSRAKNALSLPSRTSCYKTAPGKIEKVRPPPSPTPEGPSSQPDLAPEEAAGSQRPKNLMQTLMEDYETHKSKRRERMDDSSYTSKLLSCKVTSEVLEATRVNRRKSALALRWEAGIYANQEEEDHE